The genomic interval ATGCGTAGTGCTCGAATTCAGCCTGTCCGAGCATGCTGTGGGAAAGTAGCGTTCCGTGGAAGTTATGCGTTAGCACTAGGAGAAACAGGATCCGGCACTAATCCCGCATAAATCTGACCGTCCCGATTGGTCACGTAATACGCGTGCCCAGCGTAACCAACTAAAGCAGTTTGCCCATTCTGCACGCCGTTGCCCAGCAGTGCAGCGAGCTCTCCTGTGATAAGCGTCTGATCCTCTCCGGCAATCACCAGGTCCTGATGAATTTCCTGCTGTTGCGTTTCGCAGAGTCCATCTTGGTTCAAGGCCAAGTACTGCGAAGCTGTCCAATACGCCTGATAGGGCGTGGGCAAGTTGGTTGGTGGCGCGTCAACGGGTTGGATGACAGATGGCGAGCGATCGACGGACTGCAGTTGCTCTAACGCGGTTTGGATAGCTTGTAACTCCTGCTGAAATTGTTGGCCTGACAGGATGATGGGCGATCCGCCATTCGTTTCAGAGGGCAGATTGTAGGACATGCCCGTGGCCGTAACAGTCGAAATGGTCATGTGAGATCCTCCCGCTCTGCCGATATTCCACTGTCCCTACTCTACGACAATCGCACGCGATTCGCTAGATGATTGTTGGGCGGGAAGATTCGGAAGAAACAGTTATATAATCAGGCAGAAGAGGAGCCCGCAGCGGCCCCTCATCGACTTGGCGTTATGGAGTGCTTAGAGCTGCCTCGGCTCCCATGAGGAGGTCGTAAGACGATTGCACATCGGGATGCTTCTTCACAAATTGAGCGAGTTCCCGGTTCCGATGGCTGGCCGCCAGCACGACAATCTGAGCAACCTCTCGCGTATGGCGGTCTGGGCTCGACAATGCTCCATGAGCTAACGCAATGGCCTCTCGATTGTGGCCGAGCAAATAATCCGCTGCAGCTACAGACACTACACTAAACTCGTTCAACTGATAAGGAACCTCAGGTGGTAAGTATGATGGCAGCGACGCCATGTGGGCCTGAATCTCTTTTGCCTCGCCGTACAACTGAACAACGCGGATGAGGACGGATTTCGCCGCCGTGGGACTTGCAGGCGCTTCATGCAAGGCATCCACAACTCCAGCCGAGATCGCGAGCGACATGTTCGACGGCCAGTAGGGCGCGTTCTGTTCCGCAATCTGCGCCTGCACATACGCGTCCTGATAATTGCCCAATTGGTACGCCAGCGGTGCGTAATTCGCAGCAAGCGTCGGGGAGTAAGGCGCCTGCTGTTCGGCCTTCTGCAACCATGCCGCAGCAGTCACGCGATTCGGCGGTGTATTCGCGCTTTCGAGCAACGCCGTGGCGGCATTGGCGAGATCGTTCTCATTGTAGGGGGCGTAGGCGTAGGCCTTCAGATACCAGGACACGGCGCTAGAGGGTGGCGAATTGCTCGCGACTTTTGCGTCGTGAAGCGACACCAGGCCCAAGCTGCACTCGACGGCTGTGGCGATCGCAGCAGCCCCTCCGATGCCCGAGGCTATCGTTCGGCCACCAGGAATGCGCACGCGCAAAGGCTTCGTCATCGCGGCTGCGACTCCGGCGCCCGTGAAGAAAAGCATAAGGGGGTACAAGAAGGCCATATCCCAGTCCATCAGGCTGTGGCAGAACGCCATCCAGCCCGCGGCAACGAGGGCCCAGTCGATGGCATTCATGTGAATGTCTTGCACTCGCGGCCATATCAACTGGCGAAACATAGGAACCACAAGTGCGACAAGCGCGATGAAGCCGACAATCCCGACGTTCAACAAAGTATCGATGACGAATGAATGCGACTGAGTACTGTAGTACGTGTAGGACTGCACGCGCATGTACATCGCTTGCCAGGCGCCGTATCCGTTGCCGGTTATGGGGTTCCGAGCGAGGATGCGCAGGCCGTCACGCCAGAAAATAAATCTCTGTGACACGCTGAGCTGATGCACTTGGTAGGAAGCGAGCTTCTGCGCGATGGCGCGGTGCTTCAGCAAGGCACCTACGGTGCCAGCCAAAATCCCAACCGCAATCAGCAGCCCGAGCGCTCGACGCGGTGGGATTGCGGCAAGCCTGCCTCTCAACACCCACCACATGCATCCGAGAGCAGCGGGAAGTGCTAAGGATAACACGATCCCTACCCAACCATCCACAGGCGCATGATGCGAAATGGCGTGATGCACAAAGACTTCGCCGATCACGCCGCCCGCAACAGCAACATAAGCTCCTCCCAAGAAGCGATTGCGCGCGTGCTTGGCCAGACACTCATCGTCTTGCATACCGAATGCGGTGAGGAGCATCGCCACGGCCCAGATCGCGAGAGCCCCCCGAGACCCGCTCGCGAGGAGGCCGGTCACGTTCAGCCCGGCAACGGCCAGTGCCGCGATGCGCCACACAAACGCCCTCAGCGATCTCGCGCTCCAGACGATGAGCCCGATGGCCACGCTGGCAGCAAACGCTCCATACGCGTTGTGATACTGGAACACGGACGCAATTTGGACTTGCCCGCTTGGGTTCAACTCGGTGGCGTAGGGATATTTGAGTTGTCCCCATCCATTGGCGAGCCCAATGACGTTGACGGGGAGCGAGGCCAGCGCAAATCCGAGCGCCATGCCGGGACCGAAAATCTTGCGCAGGGCTGCAAGCCGAAGCGCAAAAAACACAAACAGCATGCCGACGTAATCAAAGACGCCGGGTACAGCCAATGCGGTGTCAGCAGGGTAGAAGAGAGAAACGGCGTAGAGGAGAACAAGGAGTGCCATCGCGAGATCGCCGTAGCGAAGCGCTTCCCCCTCGAACAGCCAAGTGCGCACCCGTGGGACAAGCGCAGCGCTAGCCGCTGTGGCGGCAAGGAGCAGCGACAGGATGAGGTCAGCGATGAACTGGCCTTCTGGGAAGAAGACCCCATTCGACAAGAAGGGGAGACACGCGATGCCCACAGCGATCAGTGCGACACAACCCCAGCGAACTTTTGCAACGAACTCGTGCGTCACGACGGACCTCCTGTTCGACAAAAGATGACAACAAAACTATTGTAGCATGGACCCGAACGGTAGGTTTGCAAGTTGGGGAAGAACGCCCATCGACGTAAGGGTGGTGTCAAAACATGTCGAAATAGGCTTCCCTCGCTTGCCAATGATGCGCTATACTTTCCTTGGTAGTTCACGCCGCATCGCGGGTGGTCCTATGTTTCGCACTTATCAGGAGCTGTTCCGGCGAATCTTCATCGCTACCGACGCGGCCATCGTCGTCGTGAGTTTTCTACTCGCATGGTGGCTCAAGTTTGATTCTGGGTGGATTCCGCACGCCGGCCATCTCCCACTCCTCTATTATCGAGGGCCGCTTCTCATCGCCGTGATCGTATTCGTGCTTGCAAACGGTGTAGCGCGGCTCTACGAACCGATGCGCGCGAAGAGCTTGTTCTACGAGGCGTACAGCGTAGCGAAGGGCGTCATCCTCGGGACAATTGTCCTCATGGCTGCCCTCTATTTCGCGAAGATGCAGGAGTTTTCGCGAGACGTCATCGCGCTCTTTACTGGCATCAACTTCGGGCTCATGGTGGGAGAGCGGATCGTCGTGCGCTCCGTGCTGCGCAGCCTGCGCCGCCGAGGGTTGAATCAGCGATTTCTCCTCATCGTGGGCTGGAGTGCAGCGACGCGTCGCTTCCTCGAGGCCCTGGAGGCCCAGCCGTGGTTCGGTTACCGTGTCATAGGCTATCTCCGTTACGAAGGTGATGATGCGTCGCGCGCGACAGTGCCATGCATCGGGGCGGTTGACGACATTCGTTGCGTGCTTGAGGAGCACCTCGTCGATCAGGTGGTCATCGCGGCACCGCGGGATCGAGTGGGCGATCTCGCCGAAGTGATTTCCGCCTGCGAAGCTGTAGGGGTCCAGTCGCTGATCTTGCCGGATTACTTCGATCTCCTGCCGGCCAGGCCCCGTTTTGAAACCTTTGGAGATGTGCCGCTGATTGACACGCGCCATGTGCCGCTGGACGATGCGGTGAACGCCTTCCTGAAGCGCGCGTTCGACATCGTGTTCAGTCTGGGGGTCCTGATTGGTCTGTCGCCGCTGTTGGTGGCCATTGCGATTGCGGTGAAGCTTTCGTCGCCAGGGCCAGTGCTGTACGTGCAGGAGCGAGTGGGCAAAAATCGACGGACATTTAAGATGTACAAGTTCCGAACGATGTACTGGGATCCCGGGGCGGACCGTGCGGAGCGGGATTGCGCGGAAGAGGCGGACCTGCGGAGCGCTGGTTGGACGGTGAAAGGCGATCCGCGGCGGACTCGCGTGGGAGCGTTCCTACGTCGCACGAGTTTGGACGAGCTCCCTCAGTTCTGGAACGTGCTGAAGGGAGACATGAGCGTCATTGGGCCGCGCCCGGAGCGCCCCGTCTTCGTCGAGCGATTCCGAGAAGAGGTGCCGCGTTACATGGTCAAGCACCGCGTGAGACCAGGTATCACCGGGTGGGCGCAGGTGCATGGATGGCGCGGAGATACTTCGATTGCTGAACGGATTCGATTTGACATTGAGTACATCGAAAACTGGTCATTCTGGCTTGATCTCAAGATTGTGTGGAAGACTATCAAACATGGGTTTGTGAATGAGAATGCGTATTGAGAGCACTGGAAGTCGTTTGAACCGCACGGTGCGAATTGGCGTGGACTGCAGGCCGCTTGTCGGAGATAAGACCGGGATTGGTTATTATTTGTGGGAAATTCTCGACGAATGGGCTCGAGCCGAGATTGATTTCGTCGAGCTTTATCTGTACGCATCCAAGCCCTTTGAACTCCCGAGTGCGTTTGCGAACACCAGACTCCTATATCGGAAGCGTGTGCGTCGGCTTTCGCCAGGAGAATTATGGGCGCAGACTGCACTTCCTGTACTTGTGGCCCGTGATGGCATTGATGTGTTTTGGGGGCCGAATTTTTGTTTGCCTCTTTTGTGCCATGTACCGACTGTACTTACGATTCACGATATGGTGTACAAAGTGCTACCCGATACGATGATGAGAAAGACGTATTATCACAATGCGTTCGGGCTGCCTCTTTACGCGCGAAAATCACAGAAGATCCTAGTGCCATCTGTCAACACAAAATTGGATGTCGTCAAATATCTTCGAGTCGCCGAAGATCGTGTGGTTGTCACGCCGCTAGGCATGCCGAAGCGCTTCCGGCAGGAATTAGATACGGGAATAATTCTTTCGCATAGGTTCGGACTTGAGATGGGATCGTACATTTTGGCCGTGGGTACCGTGGAACCAAGAAAAAATTTGGAGCGTGTTGTTCGGGCGTTTCGATTGGCTCGAAAAGCTCATCCAGATATGAAGTTGGTTGTGGCTGGTACATTGGGGTGGGCTTCGGAGCAAACGCAATCGGCTTTGCAAGATGAGGGAGTCATCTATGTTGGCTACGTGTCTGATGTTGAGCTGATGGCATTATACAAAGGGTGTAGGTTTTTTGTGTATGTACCGTTATACGAGGGTTTTGGCATGCCGCCACTTGAGGCCATGGCGGTTGGTAAGCCGGTATTAACGGCAAACAACAGTTCTCTCCCAGAAGTTGTTGGGCGGGCCGCGATCTTGGTGGACGCCACGCGTGAGGAGTGTATAAGGGAGGGAATGTCCTTGCTTTGGGTTGATGGTGACTTAAGGGAGCGCTTGTCTGAGCAAGCGTTGGCCCGGGCTCGAAAGTTCTCATGGGATGAAACTGCTCAGAAAACGCTCAACGTCATCTTGAACGTGGTTGGTGCCCAGACGTGAAGGTGGCATTGGTCCACGACTGGCTAGTTGATTTCGCGGGATCAGAACGAGTTTTGTTTGAACTTGCGAAGTTGTTCCCAGATGCGCCAATCTATACGTCTGTCTATAGCGAACGTGCTCTCGCCAATGTGTTTCCGAAGGAACGTGTGCGCACAAGTTTTTTGCAGAAGATACCGTTGTCAGTCAAGCGCTATCGGTCATTGTTGCCGTTCCTACCATTTGCCTTCGAAATGTTCGATTTGACGGGGTATGATGTCATCATCTCGAGTTCACACGCATGTGCCAAAGGCGTCGTTGCTGGATCGAATAGTATTCATATCTGTTATTGTCATACGCCGATGCGATACGCGTGGAGTCACTATCATCAGTACCTGAGAGGCGTTCGCGGAACGCTCAAACGGGCTACCGTCGGAGCCATCCTTTCATGGTTGAGAACATGGGATTTTATAGCTGCTCAAAGAGTTGATTTCTTCATTGCGAATTCTTCTGAAGTCCAGAAACGAATCCGGCATTACTATCGTAGAGACGCCGTTGTGATCCATCCGCCTATTTCAGCTCCTGAAGGCGAAAACGGCGATCCAGAGAGAGCAGATTTCTATTTGTATCTGGGTCGTTTAGTCGAGTATAAGCGGGTGGACTTGCTTGTGGACGCTTTTCGCCACCTGCCGTCTGCAAGATTGATTGTGGCAGGAGATGGACCAGAGATGAATCGCCTTCGCCGTTCAGCTCCGCTCAACGTAGAGTTCGCAGGGAAGGTCACAGAAGATGAAAAATGGGATCTGTTGAGGCGGGCGAAGGCTTTGTTGTTTCCAGCACACGAGGATTTTGGTATCGTGATTGGGGAAGCCAGAGCAGTTGGGACGCCCGTGATCGGACTTGCACAAGGGGGCGTTTTGGACTACGCAGGCGATCCTGGTGTGCTCCCCTGGATTAAAAGGCAAAACCTAGACGATGTTAAAATGGCCGTCGACCGATTTGAAAGGGAATCCTTCAATTCGGATGTCTACGAGAAGTACCTCATTCAAACCGAGGATAGTTTTCGAAACGCCGTCGCCAGGCTTGTTGACGATTTGGTGGCGAACAAGAAAGGTGAGTCGCGTGTTGGGCGTGCAGCGGATGCGCGAGATCATTGAATACCGACCCATGCTTACAAGTCTTGTACGGTCGGAGCTTCGTGCGCGGTATAAGGGGTCAGTCTTAGGTTTTCTATGGACTTTCGTGAATCCGCTCTTGCAACTCGCGGTGTACAGCCTCGTCTTCAAAGTGATCTTGCGCTCTAATATTAGAGACTATCCTGTATTTCTTTTTATCGGGCTGCTGGCATGGAACATGTTCACAGGAGCACTGCAGAGTTCTTGCGGTGTGATTGTCAATAAGGCATCCTTAGTCAAGAAAATCTACTTTCCTAGAGAAATTCTACCTGCTTCTATGGCCGGCACAGCACTTGTCAATTATGTTCTGTCGCTTGCTATTCTCATTCCTATCTTGCTGATTACCGGTTTCTGGCCGACTTGGAGTTGGTTATTCGCACCTGTTGCAATCGTGGCTATTTTTTTCATGGCATTGGGACTCTCTCTAATATTCTCTGCTATCAATGTATACATGAGGGATACCGAACACATCTTGAACATCGTGCTGATGCTTTGGTTTTACGGAACACCTGTCGTATATTCGATCAACTCTGTTCCCCACTTCCTTTCAGCTTTGTTTAAAGTAGATCCGATAGCGGCAGCGATCCTTGTCTTACAGGAGATCTTTTATTACCGCGAAATCCCTCATTGGAAAATGTTGATATATTGTGTTGTTAGCGGTGTCTGCATTCTTTGGATCGGATGGGCTATTTTCTATAAGCTCAGTCGCCGGTTTGCGGAGGAGGTGTGACGCATGGCCACAAGTGCTATTGAGGTATGCAATGTCACCAAGTCGTTTCGTGTCCATATTGGGAAAAATCAGACGTTAAAAGAAAAATTGTTCTACATGGGGAAGAGCAAGTATCGAGATTTTATCGCGCTCAAAGACGTGTCCGTGCGAATTCCCAAAGGAGCCACCGTTGGACTCATTGGCATGAACGGTTCAGGTAAGAGTACGCTCTTAAAACTGATATCTCGCATTATATATCCAGATAAAGGGGAAATTCGTGTTCACGGACGGGTTTCTAGCTTACTGGAGCTTGGTGCAGGCTTTCATCCGGAGTTTACGGGGTTAGAGAACATCTATATGAATGCAGCCATACTGGGATTGTCAAAGCGCGAGGTGGACAAGAAGCTGGCCGAGATCGTCGAGTTCTCTGAGTTAGGTGATTTTCTGAATGAGCCCGTTCGAAGCTACTCGTCGGGTATGTACATGAGGCTCGCCTTCTCTGTCGCGGTCGCGGTGGATCCGGAAATTTTGCTCGTGGACGAAGTATTAGCGGTGGGAGACGCTGCTTTTCAGGAGAAATGCCTTGAACGTGTCCGCAGGTTGAGAAGAGAGGGAAAGACGATCGTCATTGTCACACACGACACGGGAGTCGTGGAACAATTGTGCGATCACGTGGTCTGGTTACATAACTCGCGCGTTCGAATGGAAGGGCGGCCGGAGGAATGTATCCCACATTATCTAGACGAAATCCTAGGAGAGCGTAGGGGAACGGGCATGTCGTTTGACCGAGTGGAACAACCACCTTTGCAACCCGGCGATGAACTGAAGGACTTGGGTTTGGGATTACGTGTCGGCATTCGAGAAAATGCCGAAGTTCTTCCGAACGACGGCGGGATTCGGGTCGTCTACGAGGCGTCGGCCGCGCATGAGGTCTGCTGTGAGGCGAGCGTCGTGATTCGGCGTCTTGGCGACCCACAAGAACTTCGGCCTAGGTGCAACGAAAAGATCGCATTGCCTAAGGGGCATTCAGTTCTTGAGTTGCATGCTACTCTTGATCGAGCGTTGTACCCTGGGGAGTATATGATTGAACTCGTGTTACAGGTAAATGATCACATATTGCGTGCACCTGCAACTCGTTTGTGGATCCCTCATTCTTCGCAAGAGGAAAGTCTGCAACTGCAAGTCTCGGTTCAAACGGCCTAACGGTGAGGCAACAGGTGGTAGATTTTTAGTTCATT from Alicyclobacillus acidocaldarius subsp. acidocaldarius DSM 446 carries:
- a CDS encoding O-antigen ligase family protein, with the protein product MTHEFVAKVRWGCVALIAVGIACLPFLSNGVFFPEGQFIADLILSLLLAATAASAALVPRVRTWLFEGEALRYGDLAMALLVLLYAVSLFYPADTALAVPGVFDYVGMLFVFFALRLAALRKIFGPGMALGFALASLPVNVIGLANGWGQLKYPYATELNPSGQVQIASVFQYHNAYGAFAASVAIGLIVWSARSLRAFVWRIAALAVAGLNVTGLLASGSRGALAIWAVAMLLTAFGMQDDECLAKHARNRFLGGAYVAVAGGVIGEVFVHHAISHHAPVDGWVGIVLSLALPAALGCMWWVLRGRLAAIPPRRALGLLIAVGILAGTVGALLKHRAIAQKLASYQVHQLSVSQRFIFWRDGLRILARNPITGNGYGAWQAMYMRVQSYTYYSTQSHSFVIDTLLNVGIVGFIALVALVVPMFRQLIWPRVQDIHMNAIDWALVAAGWMAFCHSLMDWDMAFLYPLMLFFTGAGVAAAMTKPLRVRIPGGRTIASGIGGAAAIATAVECSLGLVSLHDAKVASNSPPSSAVSWYLKAYAYAPYNENDLANAATALLESANTPPNRVTAAAWLQKAEQQAPYSPTLAANYAPLAYQLGNYQDAYVQAQIAEQNAPYWPSNMSLAISAGVVDALHEAPASPTAAKSVLIRVVQLYGEAKEIQAHMASLPSYLPPEVPYQLNEFSVVSVAAADYLLGHNREAIALAHGALSSPDRHTREVAQIVVLAASHRNRELAQFVKKHPDVQSSYDLLMGAEAALSTP
- a CDS encoding undecaprenyl-phosphate glucose phosphotransferase; protein product: MFRTYQELFRRIFIATDAAIVVVSFLLAWWLKFDSGWIPHAGHLPLLYYRGPLLIAVIVFVLANGVARLYEPMRAKSLFYEAYSVAKGVILGTIVLMAALYFAKMQEFSRDVIALFTGINFGLMVGERIVVRSVLRSLRRRGLNQRFLLIVGWSAATRRFLEALEAQPWFGYRVIGYLRYEGDDASRATVPCIGAVDDIRCVLEEHLVDQVVIAAPRDRVGDLAEVISACEAVGVQSLILPDYFDLLPARPRFETFGDVPLIDTRHVPLDDAVNAFLKRAFDIVFSLGVLIGLSPLLVAIAIAVKLSSPGPVLYVQERVGKNRRTFKMYKFRTMYWDPGADRAERDCAEEADLRSAGWTVKGDPRRTRVGAFLRRTSLDELPQFWNVLKGDMSVIGPRPERPVFVERFREEVPRYMVKHRVRPGITGWAQVHGWRGDTSIAERIRFDIEYIENWSFWLDLKIVWKTIKHGFVNENAY
- a CDS encoding glycosyltransferase family 4 protein, whose amino-acid sequence is MNRTVRIGVDCRPLVGDKTGIGYYLWEILDEWARAEIDFVELYLYASKPFELPSAFANTRLLYRKRVRRLSPGELWAQTALPVLVARDGIDVFWGPNFCLPLLCHVPTVLTIHDMVYKVLPDTMMRKTYYHNAFGLPLYARKSQKILVPSVNTKLDVVKYLRVAEDRVVVTPLGMPKRFRQELDTGIILSHRFGLEMGSYILAVGTVEPRKNLERVVRAFRLARKAHPDMKLVVAGTLGWASEQTQSALQDEGVIYVGYVSDVELMALYKGCRFFVYVPLYEGFGMPPLEAMAVGKPVLTANNSSLPEVVGRAAILVDATREECIREGMSLLWVDGDLRERLSEQALARARKFSWDETAQKTLNVILNVVGAQT
- a CDS encoding glycosyltransferase is translated as MKVALVHDWLVDFAGSERVLFELAKLFPDAPIYTSVYSERALANVFPKERVRTSFLQKIPLSVKRYRSLLPFLPFAFEMFDLTGYDVIISSSHACAKGVVAGSNSIHICYCHTPMRYAWSHYHQYLRGVRGTLKRATVGAILSWLRTWDFIAAQRVDFFIANSSEVQKRIRHYYRRDAVVIHPPISAPEGENGDPERADFYLYLGRLVEYKRVDLLVDAFRHLPSARLIVAGDGPEMNRLRRSAPLNVEFAGKVTEDEKWDLLRRAKALLFPAHEDFGIVIGEARAVGTPVIGLAQGGVLDYAGDPGVLPWIKRQNLDDVKMAVDRFERESFNSDVYEKYLIQTEDSFRNAVARLVDDLVANKKGESRVGRAADARDH
- a CDS encoding ABC transporter permease, translating into MLTSLVRSELRARYKGSVLGFLWTFVNPLLQLAVYSLVFKVILRSNIRDYPVFLFIGLLAWNMFTGALQSSCGVIVNKASLVKKIYFPREILPASMAGTALVNYVLSLAILIPILLITGFWPTWSWLFAPVAIVAIFFMALGLSLIFSAINVYMRDTEHILNIVLMLWFYGTPVVYSINSVPHFLSALFKVDPIAAAILVLQEIFYYREIPHWKMLIYCVVSGVCILWIGWAIFYKLSRRFAEEV
- a CDS encoding ABC transporter ATP-binding protein, which translates into the protein MATSAIEVCNVTKSFRVHIGKNQTLKEKLFYMGKSKYRDFIALKDVSVRIPKGATVGLIGMNGSGKSTLLKLISRIIYPDKGEIRVHGRVSSLLELGAGFHPEFTGLENIYMNAAILGLSKREVDKKLAEIVEFSELGDFLNEPVRSYSSGMYMRLAFSVAVAVDPEILLVDEVLAVGDAAFQEKCLERVRRLRREGKTIVIVTHDTGVVEQLCDHVVWLHNSRVRMEGRPEECIPHYLDEILGERRGTGMSFDRVEQPPLQPGDELKDLGLGLRVGIRENAEVLPNDGGIRVVYEASAAHEVCCEASVVIRRLGDPQELRPRCNEKIALPKGHSVLELHATLDRALYPGEYMIELVLQVNDHILRAPATRLWIPHSSQEESLQLQVSVQTA